Proteins encoded by one window of Simiduia curdlanivorans:
- a CDS encoding acyl-CoA thioesterase yields MTNPLLNILDIEQLDLNLFRSRQHQENHRNHLFGGQVLGQALMAAARTVEGRRPHSLHAYFMRPGVSDIPVIYDVDPIRDGGSFTTRRVVARQKGRAIFNMACSFHIEEPGFSHQISLDSTPPSPEELESTSFIKSNPGAKIDTPDAHGMFFELRSASPEMYFSDKALAPYSQFWMRAVSGLPNDPILHCAALAYASDIGLMATSTLPHPTSIMSPKLMPASIDHAMWFHADFRVDDWLLYSTDSPWAGGARGLNRGLIYNRDGKLVASTMQEGLIRPIEPR; encoded by the coding sequence ATGACTAACCCCTTGTTGAACATTCTCGATATTGAACAGCTCGACTTGAACCTATTCAGGTCCCGCCAACATCAGGAAAATCATCGCAACCACCTCTTTGGTGGCCAGGTATTGGGCCAAGCGCTTATGGCCGCGGCTCGCACCGTTGAGGGCCGACGGCCGCACTCGTTACACGCCTACTTTATGCGCCCAGGCGTCAGTGACATCCCCGTGATTTACGACGTAGACCCCATTCGCGATGGCGGCAGCTTCACAACCCGCCGGGTGGTAGCTCGCCAAAAGGGCCGCGCCATCTTTAACATGGCCTGTTCGTTTCATATCGAAGAGCCCGGTTTTAGCCATCAAATATCACTCGACAGCACGCCCCCCAGCCCCGAAGAGCTGGAGAGCACCAGCTTTATCAAGTCCAACCCGGGCGCCAAAATCGACACACCCGATGCTCACGGCATGTTTTTCGAGTTGCGCTCGGCCAGCCCCGAAATGTATTTCTCCGACAAAGCGCTAGCGCCCTATAGCCAGTTTTGGATGCGCGCTGTGTCGGGTTTGCCCAATGACCCTATCCTGCACTGTGCCGCCCTCGCCTATGCCAGCGATATCGGCCTGATGGCAACCTCAACCTTGCCCCACCCAACCTCCATCATGTCGCCCAAGCTCATGCCGGCGAGCATTGATCATGCCATGTGGTTTCACGCGGATTTTAGGGTCGATGATTGGCTGCTCTATAGCACCGACAGCCCTTGGGCCGGTGGTGCGCGCGGGCTTAACCGAGGACTAATCTACAACCGTGATGGCAAATTAGTGGCATCCACCATGCAAGAAGGGCTAATTCGCCCAATCGAGCCCCGTTAA
- a CDS encoding TetR/AcrR family transcriptional regulator has translation MDKAREKVQKFRQREQRILDAALALLLEHGEEKVTVEQIAETVDIGKGTIYKHFTSKVEIYMRLLFDYEQRLAERLKDSFKLAENGDFAATARIYFESRIADPQRDRLFQRLEEKIISLNMAPDAIVQLHAIRNSTQDTLNVMFERRIEEGRLKKVPPYFYYAAYWALTQGAVELYHSRSFRPLVDDMDGLMNFIKDMGVHMGNLDPQRNKS, from the coding sequence ATGGATAAAGCCCGCGAGAAAGTCCAGAAGTTCCGCCAGCGAGAGCAGCGCATCTTAGATGCCGCCTTGGCGCTATTGCTTGAACATGGCGAAGAGAAGGTCACGGTCGAGCAAATTGCAGAAACGGTCGATATTGGTAAAGGCACTATCTACAAGCACTTTACCTCTAAAGTTGAAATCTACATGCGCTTGTTGTTCGATTATGAGCAGCGCTTGGCGGAGCGCTTAAAAGATAGTTTTAAGCTGGCAGAAAATGGCGACTTTGCCGCCACGGCGCGAATTTATTTTGAAAGTCGAATCGCCGATCCTCAGCGAGACAGGTTATTTCAGCGGCTCGAAGAAAAAATTATCTCTTTGAACATGGCACCCGATGCCATCGTTCAACTGCATGCGATTCGCAACTCAACCCAAGACACCTTAAATGTGATGTTCGAGCGTCGAATTGAAGAGGGCCGGCTAAAGAAGGTGCCGCCGTATTTTTATTACGCGGCCTACTGGGCTCTAACGCAGGGCGCTGTAGAACTCTACCACTCGCGCTCTTTCCGCCCGCTGGTTGACGACATGGATGGTTTAATGAATTTCATAAAGGATATGGGGGTGCACATGGGCAACCTCGATCCGCAGCGCAATAAGTCTTAA
- a CDS encoding DUF4823 domain-containing protein, with protein MNKSLQTFLSVGLLNFCVGCTFNHTLTNTQAVLTDLQLVSRPQMHGGRDWVVPRQSHWLVAVSASAPDAETDHQMSRALAAALRQEFAVVSLTTERLDVQAALKNARSNGANFMVYPKYLYRGDGAFSVDEWQAAKPDQSFGRDRVGVQLVVYDVISARMIDSVNITNKESWLPSISAEPDVLFNESFEKFAQGYAYQRTERPK; from the coding sequence GTGAACAAGTCGCTTCAAACCTTCCTATCGGTGGGCCTGCTCAATTTTTGTGTGGGCTGCACCTTTAACCACACGCTAACCAATACCCAAGCGGTACTCACGGATTTGCAGCTTGTGTCTCGCCCGCAAATGCATGGCGGCAGAGATTGGGTGGTTCCGCGCCAAAGTCATTGGTTGGTTGCCGTGAGTGCTAGCGCGCCAGACGCCGAAACTGATCACCAAATGTCGCGCGCCTTAGCTGCCGCTTTGCGGCAAGAATTTGCCGTGGTGTCATTAACCACTGAGCGCTTAGATGTTCAGGCGGCGCTGAAAAATGCGCGCTCTAACGGCGCCAATTTCATGGTTTACCCTAAATATTTATACCGTGGTGACGGTGCCTTTAGTGTTGACGAGTGGCAAGCGGCGAAGCCAGATCAGTCTTTCGGTCGCGATAGGGTGGGCGTTCAATTGGTTGTCTACGATGTGATCAGCGCGAGAATGATCGACAGCGTAAATATTACCAATAAGGAGAGTTGGCTTCCGAGTATTAGCGCCGAACCAGATGTCTTGTTTAATGAAAGCTTTGAAAAATTTGCCCAGGGTTATGCCTATCAACGGACAGAGCGGCCCAAATAG
- a CDS encoding DUF1285 domain-containing protein, whose protein sequence is MSIESIEKQLKASSKIPPVHQWKPALSGDIDIRIARDGRWYHEGDVIKREKLVQLFASILWREKGEYFLLTPVEKWRIQVDEEPLLVIAAARQGEGSKAAITLSTSTGDNVLLDQQHRLFVDVNDQGEPRPVVRIRYELDALIHRNVYYQLVDWAEQSIDGAYGVWSAGEFFPLS, encoded by the coding sequence ATGAGCATTGAGTCGATCGAAAAGCAGCTTAAAGCAAGTAGCAAAATTCCCCCGGTGCATCAGTGGAAGCCGGCGCTGTCTGGCGATATCGATATTAGAATCGCGCGCGACGGGCGCTGGTATCACGAAGGTGATGTGATTAAGCGGGAAAAGTTAGTGCAACTTTTTGCCTCGATTCTGTGGCGCGAAAAAGGTGAATATTTCTTGCTCACGCCAGTGGAAAAATGGCGCATACAGGTCGATGAAGAGCCGTTATTAGTTATTGCTGCTGCACGGCAGGGCGAGGGCAGTAAGGCCGCGATCACCCTTAGTACCTCAACCGGGGACAATGTGTTGTTGGATCAGCAGCATCGGTTATTTGTCGATGTGAATGACCAGGGAGAACCTAGGCCCGTGGTAAGAATACGCTATGAACTGGACGCCTTAATTCACCGAAATGTTTATTATCAATTGGTGGATTGGGCTGAGCAGTCAATCGATGGCGCCTACGGTGTTTGGAGCGCTGGTGAGTTTTTTCCCTTGTCTTAG
- a CDS encoding electron transfer flavoprotein-ubiquinone oxidoreductase, translating to MEYDVVIVGAGPAGLSTACRLRQLNPEVSVCVVEKGSEVGAHILSGAVFETTALNELFPDWKEKGAPLHTEVTGDDIYMLTGAEKALKIPGLFVPKTMHNHGNYIISLGNLCRWLAEQAEALGVEIFPGFAASEILFNDDGSVKGIATGDMGVSAGGEQKDSYMPGMELHAKYTVFSEGCRGQLGKQLIAKFKLDEGKEPQHYGIGIKELWTIPPEQHQQGLVVHTAGWPLSESGSAGGSFLYHIEDNQVVVGLITDLSYSNPHVSPFDEFQRYKHHPVIAKYLTGGARVSYGARAIVKGGLQSQPKMSFPGGLLVGDNAGTLNFAKIKGTHTAMKSGMIGAEVIAEALAGNRQSDDLTSYAAAYKASWAWKELHTQRNFGPAQHKWGNLLGSAYAFIDINIFNGKLPWTLSDPTPDYAQLKPAADCPKIVYPKPDGKLSFDKLSSVFLSNTNHEEDQPCHLQLKDKDIPIQVNLAKFDEPAQRYCPAGVYEVIDNPDGSKRFQINAQNCVHCKTCDIKDPAQNITWVAPEGTGGPNYPNM from the coding sequence ATGGAATATGACGTTGTCATCGTAGGCGCAGGCCCCGCTGGCTTGTCGACTGCCTGTCGATTACGTCAACTAAACCCAGAAGTTAGCGTGTGTGTTGTCGAAAAAGGCTCTGAGGTGGGCGCGCATATCCTATCCGGCGCTGTATTTGAGACCACCGCACTGAATGAGCTCTTTCCCGACTGGAAAGAAAAAGGCGCGCCACTGCACACAGAAGTGACGGGCGACGATATTTATATGCTTACGGGTGCCGAGAAAGCACTCAAAATTCCTGGGCTATTTGTCCCAAAAACCATGCACAACCACGGCAATTACATCATCAGCCTTGGCAATTTATGTCGCTGGTTAGCCGAACAAGCCGAAGCGCTAGGCGTGGAAATATTCCCCGGCTTTGCCGCATCGGAAATTTTATTCAACGACGATGGCAGCGTTAAGGGTATCGCCACCGGCGATATGGGCGTCAGTGCCGGCGGCGAGCAAAAAGATAGCTACATGCCAGGCATGGAGCTGCACGCGAAATACACGGTTTTCTCCGAGGGCTGTCGCGGCCAGCTAGGCAAGCAGCTGATCGCTAAATTTAAGCTGGATGAAGGCAAAGAGCCGCAACACTACGGCATCGGCATTAAAGAGCTGTGGACCATCCCACCCGAGCAGCACCAGCAAGGACTCGTGGTACACACTGCTGGTTGGCCGCTGTCTGAAAGCGGCTCGGCCGGTGGCAGTTTTCTCTACCATATTGAAGACAATCAAGTGGTAGTTGGCTTAATTACGGATCTGTCCTATAGCAATCCGCATGTCAGCCCCTTCGATGAGTTCCAACGCTACAAGCACCACCCCGTTATCGCCAAATACCTGACTGGCGGCGCGCGGGTTTCCTACGGCGCTCGGGCGATTGTAAAAGGCGGCCTGCAATCACAACCCAAAATGTCATTTCCTGGCGGCCTATTAGTTGGCGACAATGCTGGCACCTTGAACTTCGCCAAAATTAAAGGCACCCACACGGCCATGAAATCTGGCATGATCGGCGCCGAAGTGATTGCAGAAGCCTTGGCCGGCAATCGCCAAAGTGACGATTTAACCAGCTACGCAGCTGCCTACAAGGCCTCTTGGGCCTGGAAAGAACTGCATACGCAGCGAAACTTTGGGCCAGCCCAACACAAGTGGGGCAACCTGCTAGGCTCAGCTTATGCCTTCATCGATATCAATATTTTTAACGGCAAACTGCCTTGGACCCTATCCGATCCAACGCCCGATTATGCGCAACTGAAGCCGGCTGCTGACTGCCCTAAAATTGTCTACCCTAAGCCCGATGGCAAATTGAGCTTTGATAAACTTTCATCGGTATTTTTATCCAATACCAACCACGAAGAAGATCAACCTTGTCACTTGCAGCTAAAAGATAAGGACATTCCCATTCAGGTGAATTTGGCGAAATTTGACGAGCCGGCACAACGCTACTGCCCAGCCGGGGTTTATGAGGTCATTGATAACCCAGACGGGAGTAAACGCTTCCAGATCAACGCACAAAACTGCGTGCACTGTAAAACCTGCGACATTAAAGACCCTGCGCAGAACATCACTTGGGTGGCACCAGAAGGCACCGGTGGGCCGAATTACCCCAATATGTAA
- a CDS encoding electron transfer flavoprotein subunit beta/FixA family protein, with protein MKILVAVKRVVDYNVKVRAKADGTGADIANVKMSINPFCEIAVEEAVRLKEKGVATEIIAVSIGAKQSQEQIRTALALGADRGILVETDAELEPLAIAKCLKALVEKESPDMVILGKQSIDGDNNQTGQMLGALTGMGQGTFASEVTVADGKVNVTREIDGGLQTVALNLPAIVTTDLRLNEPRYASLPNIMKAKKKPLDVVSPADLGVDTAARVKLLKVTPPAERKAGIKVADVAQLIEKLKNEAKVI; from the coding sequence ATGAAGATTCTTGTAGCTGTAAAACGCGTTGTTGATTACAACGTCAAAGTACGCGCAAAGGCAGACGGTACGGGCGCAGATATCGCCAACGTCAAAATGTCTATCAACCCATTTTGTGAAATTGCTGTTGAAGAAGCGGTGCGCCTGAAAGAGAAGGGCGTAGCCACTGAAATCATCGCGGTTTCAATCGGCGCAAAGCAATCTCAAGAGCAGATCCGCACGGCCCTAGCGCTGGGCGCCGATCGCGGTATTCTGGTTGAAACCGATGCCGAGCTGGAGCCTTTGGCCATTGCTAAGTGCCTGAAAGCCTTGGTTGAAAAAGAAAGCCCAGACATGGTTATTCTCGGTAAGCAGTCCATTGATGGCGATAACAACCAAACCGGTCAGATGCTGGGTGCCTTAACCGGTATGGGGCAAGGTACTTTCGCCTCAGAAGTGACGGTTGCCGATGGTAAAGTGAACGTCACCCGCGAAATCGACGGTGGCTTACAAACTGTCGCATTGAACTTGCCGGCTATTGTCACCACAGACTTGCGCTTGAACGAGCCGCGTTACGCATCGCTGCCTAACATCATGAAGGCTAAAAAGAAGCCGCTCGATGTGGTGAGCCCTGCTGATTTAGGTGTCGATACTGCCGCTCGCGTTAAATTGCTCAAAGTGACGCCACCCGCTGAACGCAAAGCTGGTATTAAAGTTGCCGACGTGGCTCAGTTGATTGAAAAGCTTAAAAACGAGGCGAAGGTGATCTAA
- a CDS encoding electron transfer flavoprotein subunit alpha/FixB family protein: MTILVIAEHDNASLKAATLNTLAAANAIGGDIHVLVAGAGCAAVGEAAAKVAGVAKVLVADNAAYSHALAENLGLLIAELGKNYSHILAPATTSGKNVLPRAAALLDVQAISDITGVVSADTFERPIYAGNVIATVQSSDAIKVITVRGTAFDAVAAEGGSAAVEAVASAHDAGQSAFVGEELAKSDRPELTSAKIVISGGRGMQNGDNFELLYKVADKLGAAVGASRAAVDAGFVPNDMQVGQTGKIVAPDLYVAVGISGAIQHLAGMKDSKVIVAINKDEEAPIFQVADYGLVADLFDAVPELDSKL; encoded by the coding sequence ATGACTATTTTAGTAATTGCGGAACACGATAACGCTTCCTTAAAGGCGGCGACCTTAAACACCCTAGCGGCGGCCAACGCTATTGGCGGTGATATTCATGTGTTAGTGGCAGGCGCTGGCTGTGCAGCGGTTGGCGAAGCGGCAGCAAAAGTTGCTGGTGTTGCCAAGGTGTTGGTTGCCGATAATGCGGCTTATAGCCATGCTCTCGCCGAAAACCTCGGTTTATTGATTGCGGAGCTGGGTAAAAATTACAGCCACATTCTGGCGCCAGCGACCACGAGTGGTAAGAACGTATTACCCCGCGCGGCAGCGTTGTTAGACGTGCAGGCGATTTCCGATATCACCGGTGTGGTTAGCGCTGATACCTTTGAGCGCCCTATTTATGCCGGTAACGTCATTGCGACGGTGCAGAGTTCAGATGCGATCAAGGTGATAACCGTGCGCGGTACCGCGTTTGATGCGGTTGCTGCCGAGGGTGGCTCGGCTGCTGTTGAAGCAGTTGCCTCTGCTCACGATGCTGGCCAGTCTGCTTTTGTTGGCGAGGAGTTGGCAAAGAGCGATCGCCCTGAGCTAACCAGCGCCAAAATTGTTATTTCCGGTGGTCGCGGCATGCAAAACGGTGACAACTTTGAGCTGCTTTACAAAGTGGCCGACAAGTTGGGCGCAGCCGTTGGCGCTTCGCGCGCGGCGGTTGATGCGGGCTTCGTACCTAACGATATGCAGGTTGGTCAGACCGGTAAGATTGTCGCGCCAGACCTCTACGTCGCAGTGGGCATTTCTGGTGCCATTCAGCACTTGGCTGGCATGAAAGACAGTAAAGTAATCGTCGCCATTAACAAAGACGAAGAAGCGCCCATTTTTCAGGTGGCCGACTATGGCTTGGTGGCAGATTTGTTTGACGCCGTACCCGAGTTGGATAGCAAGCTCTAA